From Nicotiana tabacum cultivar K326 chromosome 22, ASM71507v2, whole genome shotgun sequence, one genomic window encodes:
- the LOC142175865 gene encoding uncharacterized protein LOC142175865, giving the protein MFFDGFARRNGSGASAMLISPERQVFPFSFVLGETCSNNAAEYQALIVGLEMALDMKILQLEIYDDSKLLINQPLWSYGVKKEDLLSYYQYASSLLEIFDQVFLNHVPREENCKTDALANLATTMALGENESAKGRLFHRSFEELFLRCLDKEEARQAIEEAHSGSCGAHQSGPKLYFRIKRMGYYWTTMLHGLLMHGDLTLLDRFQSHQRDKYTYWPLQTTSLDGLKLFHSRRYDIPRYIITDNGAPFDNKLVKSLCEKFGFKQHKSSMYNAPANGLAEAFNKTLGNLLKKTVAKNKKDWHEKIGEALWVYRTTFRTATQSTLYSLVYGVETFLPLEQ; this is encoded by the exons atgttcttcgatggaTTTGCACGTCGTAACGGTTCGGGGGCAAGTGCTATGTTGATCTCTCCAGAAAGACAAGTCTTTCCATTCTCCTTTGTTTTAGGTGAAACATGCTCTAATAATGCTGCAGAGTACCAAGCTTTGATCGTCGGTCTCGAAATGGCATTAGACATGAAGATTCTACAGTTGGAGATCTACGACGACTCTAAGCTGCTCATCAACCAACCTTTGTGGAGTTACGGGGTAAAGAAGGAAGATCTCTTGTCATACTATCAATATGCTTCTTCTTTACTTGAAATATTCGACCAAGTGTTTTTAAACCACGTCCCAAGAGAAGAAAATTGCAAGACTGATGCTTTAGCTAACTTGGCCACGACGATGGCACTTGGAGAGAATGAGTCAGCAAAG GGAAGATTGTTTCACCGCTCTTTTGAAGAACTATTCTTGCGATGTCTTGATAAAGAAGAAGCCCGTCAAGCGATAGAGGAAGCACATTCTGGGTCATGTGGAGCACACCAATCTGGTCCTAAGCTCTATTTTCGCATCAAGAGGATGGGCTACTACTGGACGACAATG CTTCATGGCCTTTTGATGCATGGGGACTTGACGTTGTTGGACCGCTTTCAAAGTCATCAAAGGGACAAATATACATATTGGCCGCTGCAAACTACTTCTCTAGATGGGCTGAAGTTGTTCCACTCAAGGAG GTATGACATACCAAGATACATAATCACTGATAATGGAGCGCCATTTGACAACAAGCTCGTGAAGAGTCTGTGCGAGAAGTTCGGTTTCAAGCAACACAAGTCTTCAATGTATAATGCACCCGCTAACGGCCTTGCTGAAGCTTTTAACAAGACACTTGGTAACCTTTTGAAGAAAACTGTtgcaaagaacaagaaagactgGCATGAGAAAATTGGTGAGGCTTTGTGGGTATACCGGACAACCTTCAGAACTGCTACGCAATCAACTCTTTACTCCTTGGTGTATGGTGTAGAAACATTCCTTCCACTAGAGCAATAA